A genome region from Methanobacterium bryantii includes the following:
- the ala gene encoding alanine dehydrogenase produces the protein MPETILLNQSQVKELTTMKETIENVETAYKFHAERKVQMPPKEYIFYKKFRGDLRIMPCFIRGLNESGVKNVNVHPDNPRKHNLPTVMAMIELVDPKTGFPVSVMDGTWITDMRTGAAAGVATKYLARDNSEILGLVGAGVQASTGLEAIMEVMDIKEVRVSCRTCQTRESFAQKASEKYGIPVKAVDTIKEAVQGADVLLTTTPAQEPVVKSKWIGLGTHINAMGADAPGKQELDSHILQKSKIIIDCWDQASHSGEINIPVQEGIIRQKDIHGKIGDVITGSIPGRTSDEEITVFDSTGLAVQDIVTAWNVYEKALQKGIGQKMNFLE, from the coding sequence ATGCCAGAGACAATACTTCTAAATCAAAGCCAGGTTAAAGAACTTACAACCATGAAAGAGACTATTGAAAATGTTGAAACTGCATATAAGTTTCATGCGGAGCGTAAAGTCCAGATGCCTCCCAAAGAATATATATTTTATAAAAAATTTAGGGGGGACCTCCGAATAATGCCATGTTTTATTCGTGGCCTAAATGAGTCTGGAGTTAAAAATGTAAATGTGCATCCAGACAACCCCCGAAAACACAACCTGCCAACGGTCATGGCAATGATCGAGCTTGTAGACCCAAAAACAGGTTTTCCAGTTTCTGTAATGGATGGAACATGGATCACAGATATGAGAACAGGTGCCGCAGCTGGAGTTGCCACAAAATACCTCGCAAGAGACAATTCTGAAATTTTAGGACTTGTAGGGGCAGGAGTTCAGGCATCAACTGGGCTTGAAGCTATAATGGAAGTAATGGACATTAAGGAAGTAAGGGTTTCCTGCAGAACCTGCCAAACAAGGGAATCATTTGCTCAAAAAGCCTCTGAAAAATATGGAATTCCAGTTAAAGCTGTTGATACTATAAAAGAAGCTGTACAGGGCGCTGATGTGCTGTTGACTACTACACCTGCACAAGAACCTGTCGTTAAATCGAAATGGATAGGTCTAGGGACCCATATTAATGCAATGGGGGCTGATGCTCCAGGTAAGCAGGAACTAGACAGCCACATACTCCAAAAATCTAAAATTATAATTGACTGCTGGGATCAGGCGAGCCACAGCGGTGAAATTAACATTCCAGTCCAGGAGGGCATTATAAGACAAAAGGACATCCACGGTAAAATTGGGGATGTAATAACAGGTTCCATTCCCGGTAGAACCTCAGATGAAGAGATTACAGTATTTGATTCAACAGGACTTGCAGTTCAGGACATAGTTACTGCATGGAACGTGTATGAGAAGGCTCTTCAAAAAGGTATCGGCCAAAAGATGAATTTCTTAGAATAG
- a CDS encoding LysE family translocator, with protein MIEIALFALTSFGVGLSGALVPGPMFTVTVSDSVKKGFKTGPMIILGHIMTEILMMIVILAGLGQILGSQTAAFIIGIFGGTVLIFMGYSTSRSNTTLSNIKTEEDRNQKYGSFIKGVITSISNPYFFIWWGTIGLAFMFKGLALAGIIGILAFSIGHWLADLSWFSVVSFASSRGTKFMSDEAYKAVMVICGVFLILLGVYFIVSQINLF; from the coding sequence TTGATTGAAATTGCGTTATTTGCATTAACTTCATTTGGAGTTGGATTATCTGGTGCATTAGTCCCAGGACCCATGTTCACTGTAACAGTTTCCGACTCTGTTAAAAAAGGGTTTAAAACAGGCCCTATGATTATCCTAGGCCATATAATGACAGAAATACTGATGATGATCGTCATTTTGGCAGGTTTAGGCCAGATTTTAGGTTCTCAAACGGCGGCTTTTATCATTGGAATATTTGGAGGTACAGTTCTCATATTTATGGGATACAGTACATCCAGATCAAATACCACTTTGTCAAATATCAAAACTGAGGAAGACAGAAACCAAAAATACGGATCTTTTATTAAGGGAGTTATAACAAGTATTTCCAACCCTTATTTTTTTATATGGTGGGGAACAATTGGTCTGGCGTTCATGTTTAAAGGATTAGCACTGGCAGGGATTATTGGAATTTTAGCATTTTCAATTGGCCACTGGTTAGCTGATCTTTCATGGTTCAGTGTAGTTTCGTTCGCATCAAGCAGAGGAACAAAATTCATGAGTGATGAAGCATATAAGGCAGTAATGGTAATTTGCGGAGTATTCCTTATTCTACTTGGCGTTTATTTCATCGTTTCCCAGATAAATCTGTTTTAA